The proteins below are encoded in one region of Pseudoduganella armeniaca:
- a CDS encoding S41 family peptidase, translating to MKLLTTALGAAMLAALAGCGGDDPAQSGGIRPVEPPPIVPEQPVIVPPVDPAQPPVPPPLTAIEEIGKYRQHCADAPPDSPQAGTVDDEKRFLRAWLGESYLWYRELPALDLAAYATAVSYFDAMKTPLTTASGKPKDQYHFSYTEARWAELSRGGQTGYGLTWLRSTADGVRDWRIAAVEPGSPAALAGLRRGDRLLTVDGIDFAGATDAASIAALNAALSPATAGASHQLTVRRADGDTVEARLTAVKLAIAPVQNTTVLQSATGPVGYLTFGAHVAGAEAPLTAAFASLRDAGVKDLVLDLRYNGGGLLSIASKVAYMIAGPQAAGKTFEHTLANDKTKPNQPILFPASAQLPYLGLRRVYVLAGPGTCSASESIVNGLRGADVDVHLVGGQTCGKPYAFIPATNCGRTYFAIQYQGVNHKGFGDYADGFAPTCAAADDLRHPLGSLDETLLRTALQLRADGTCPVSAAARAGARAPQLVPVREPASEIAIDDRP from the coding sequence ATGAAACTTCTTACCACCGCCCTGGGCGCCGCCATGCTGGCGGCGCTGGCCGGTTGCGGCGGCGATGACCCGGCCCAGAGCGGGGGCATTCGTCCCGTCGAGCCGCCGCCCATCGTCCCCGAGCAGCCCGTCATCGTTCCCCCCGTCGACCCGGCACAGCCGCCGGTACCGCCGCCCTTGACGGCCATCGAGGAAATCGGCAAATACCGCCAGCACTGCGCGGACGCGCCGCCGGACAGCCCGCAGGCGGGGACGGTCGACGACGAAAAGCGCTTCCTGCGCGCCTGGCTGGGCGAGAGCTACCTGTGGTACCGCGAATTGCCCGCGCTCGACCTGGCGGCCTACGCCACCGCAGTGAGCTACTTCGACGCGATGAAGACGCCGCTGACCACCGCATCCGGCAAACCGAAAGACCAATACCACTTCAGTTATACCGAGGCACGCTGGGCCGAGCTGTCACGTGGCGGGCAGACCGGTTATGGCCTCACCTGGCTGCGCAGTACTGCCGATGGCGTGCGAGACTGGCGTATCGCGGCGGTGGAGCCGGGCTCGCCCGCCGCCCTGGCGGGGCTGCGCCGCGGCGACCGTCTGCTGACGGTCGATGGCATCGACTTCGCTGGCGCGACCGATGCGGCAAGCATCGCCGCGTTGAATGCGGCGCTGTCTCCCGCCACGGCCGGGGCCAGCCACCAATTGACGGTACGGCGTGCCGACGGCGACACCGTCGAGGCACGGCTGACGGCGGTCAAGCTGGCGATCGCGCCGGTCCAGAATACGACCGTGCTGCAGAGCGCCACCGGGCCGGTGGGCTACCTGACGTTCGGCGCCCACGTGGCGGGGGCCGAGGCGCCGCTGACGGCGGCATTCGCCAGCCTGCGCGACGCCGGCGTCAAGGATCTGGTGCTGGACCTGCGCTACAACGGCGGCGGCCTGCTCAGCATCGCCAGCAAGGTGGCCTACATGATCGCCGGACCGCAGGCGGCGGGCAAGACGTTCGAACATACGCTGGCCAACGACAAGACCAAGCCGAACCAGCCGATCCTGTTCCCCGCGTCGGCCCAACTGCCTTATCTCGGCCTGCGCCGCGTCTACGTGCTGGCCGGTCCCGGCACCTGCTCGGCCAGCGAATCGATCGTCAACGGCCTGCGCGGCGCCGACGTCGACGTGCACCTGGTGGGCGGACAAACCTGCGGCAAGCCCTATGCGTTCATCCCCGCGACCAATTGCGGCCGCACCTATTTCGCGATCCAGTACCAGGGCGTCAACCACAAGGGCTTCGGCGACTACGCCGACGGTTTCGCGCCCACCTGCGCGGCGGCCGACGACCTGCGCCATCCGTTGGGCAGCCTGGATGAGACGCTGCTGCGCACGGCGTTGCAGCTGCGCGCCGATGGCACCTGCCCCGTGTCGGCCGCGGCCCGCGCCGGCGCTCGGGCGCCGCAACTGGTGCCGGTGCGCGAGCCGGCCAGCGAGATCGCCATCGACGACCGGCCCTGA
- a CDS encoding ATP-grasp domain-containing protein produces the protein MAGGFPNMTILIHTIPTDIHAAAVQAALRQKGASSQTWHTGDFPSHQTVSWTYQPGQPPRMSVRDEFDRFDTTQRFDTVWHRRIRAPQEPAAVVAPADQQFVAREIGRWISTTLPLPGQDAFWVNGLRESEYADNKLVQLDAAVRVGMTIPATVATNAPDEIRAFIRATAPRPVIYKPLRGYTWTLNDKQLISYTKTVTEADLPSDDLLRACPGIFQEYIEKDVELRVTIMGHHCVAVALQAPDKEDWRVSSERDELTATPFDLAPAVREQCLALMKRLGIVFGCIDFVVTPQGEYVFLEINEMGQFLWVEDLVPETLLLDAFTSFLIARDPEFTWRQPERPLRLAEIGNSPDYRHFLKLINQHVPRSIL, from the coding sequence ATGGCCGGGGGCTTTCCCAACATGACGATCCTCATACATACCATCCCTACCGATATCCATGCGGCCGCCGTACAAGCCGCGCTGCGGCAGAAGGGCGCGTCCAGCCAGACCTGGCATACCGGCGACTTTCCGTCGCATCAGACCGTGAGCTGGACGTACCAGCCAGGCCAGCCGCCTAGAATGTCGGTGCGAGACGAATTCGACCGGTTCGACACGACACAGCGGTTCGACACCGTATGGCACAGGCGCATCCGCGCACCCCAGGAACCGGCGGCCGTCGTGGCGCCGGCTGACCAGCAGTTCGTGGCACGGGAGATCGGCCGCTGGATCTCCACCACGCTGCCGCTGCCGGGCCAGGATGCCTTCTGGGTCAACGGCTTGCGCGAAAGCGAGTATGCCGACAACAAGCTCGTGCAGCTCGATGCCGCCGTGCGCGTGGGCATGACGATTCCGGCCACGGTCGCCACCAACGCGCCGGACGAGATTCGCGCATTCATCCGCGCGACCGCGCCCCGCCCCGTCATCTACAAGCCCCTGCGCGGGTACACCTGGACACTGAACGACAAGCAGCTCATTTCCTACACCAAGACCGTCACGGAAGCCGACCTGCCATCGGACGACCTGCTGCGTGCCTGTCCCGGCATCTTCCAGGAATATATCGAAAAGGACGTGGAACTGCGGGTGACGATCATGGGTCACCATTGCGTCGCGGTGGCGCTGCAGGCACCGGACAAGGAGGACTGGCGCGTCTCGTCGGAACGCGACGAACTGACAGCCACCCCGTTCGACCTGGCCCCAGCGGTCCGTGAGCAATGCCTCGCCCTGATGAAAAGGCTCGGCATCGTATTCGGCTGTATCGACTTCGTCGTGACGCCGCAGGGCGAGTACGTTTTCCTGGAAATTAACGAGATGGGCCAGTTCCTGTGGGTCGAGGATCTCGTTCCCGAAACGCTCCTGCTCGACGCCTTTACATCGTTCCTGATCGCACGGGACCCCGAGTTTACCTGGCGCCAGCCGGAGCGGCCGCTCCGGCTCGCCGAAATCGGCAACTCGCCCGATTATCGCCATTTCCTCAAGCTGATCAACCAGCACGTGCCGCGGAGCATCCTGTGA
- a CDS encoding DUF6624 domain-containing protein: MKAALALAASVGLLWLGCAGPGWAQASCDTVPRQLETMIGEDQALRARMNRQQGSDATLDAEVLALDARNTAALKDIVARCGWPDAARHGEPAAHAAWLLAQHADHDVEFQLQALDLIRKTGLRDALTRKEFAYLTDRIALKRSGKQVYGTQLKVVPAGVVLPPEEIDSIAAVDRRRAEVGLGSVAEYLRMARQKLARARAGQRQ; this comes from the coding sequence GTGAAAGCCGCACTGGCACTGGCCGCGTCGGTGGGCCTGCTGTGGCTGGGTTGCGCGGGACCGGGGTGGGCACAGGCCAGCTGCGACACCGTACCGCGGCAACTGGAAACAATGATTGGCGAAGACCAGGCGCTGCGGGCCCGGATGAACCGGCAGCAAGGGAGCGATGCCACGCTGGATGCCGAGGTTCTCGCACTCGATGCCCGCAACACCGCCGCGCTGAAAGACATCGTGGCCCGCTGCGGCTGGCCCGATGCCGCACGCCATGGCGAACCGGCGGCGCATGCCGCCTGGCTGCTGGCGCAACACGCGGATCACGATGTGGAGTTCCAGCTCCAGGCGCTCGACCTGATCAGGAAGACGGGCCTGCGCGACGCGCTCACGCGCAAGGAGTTTGCTTATCTCACCGACAGGATTGCGCTGAAGCGCAGCGGCAAGCAGGTCTACGGCACCCAGCTCAAGGTCGTACCGGCTGGCGTGGTGCTGCCGCCGGAAGAAATCGACAGCATCGCGGCAGTCGACCGGCGACGTGCCGAAGTCGGCCTTGGCAGCGTGGCCGAGTACCTGCGCATGGCGCGGCAAAAACTCGCACGCGCACGCGCCGGACAGCGCCAGTGA